A window of Plasmodium malariae genome assembly, chromosome: 5 contains these coding sequences:
- the PmUG01_05044200 gene encoding fam-m protein: MELKINPILFIIITTFTFLKSIFSFNHDGLTFNKFVGENFMQCRILDKRNYRLLAKCKEDKDSNNIYLNEFFQNNDKKENKFITNNKKWNKEKNTKSNKSLLNKSQYYTEVIDYNNGIFDGKHFHFEKKLIRKKDYDAFLEKKRRIRDISLKKIKFKSYRFGNAIFLLFLLLGIGLPILQGLNLLQKAGDAIKNLGPMNSVWSAIETCLGSAKNHFFFIAYSTIIFILVVILVIVIPKILRNNEKYNRIKAMYE; the protein is encoded by the exons atggaactaaaaattaatccaatcttatttattataataactacttttacttttttaaagagtattttctcttttaacCATGATGgg TTAACTTTTAACAAATTTGTAGGTGAGAATTTTATGCAGTGTAGAATATTAGACAAAAGAAATTATCGATTACTAGCAAAATGTAAAGAGGATAAAGATtcaaataacatatatttgaacgaattttttcaaaataatgataaaaaagaaaataaatttataactaataataagaaatggaataaagaaaaaaacacgAAATCCAACAaaagtttattaaataaatctCAGTACTATACAGAAGTTATAGATTACAATAATGGAATAtttgatggaaaacattttcattttgaaaaaaaattaataagaaaaaaagattatgatgcttttttagaaaaaaagaggagaATTAGagatatatctttaaaaaaaataaaatttaaaagttaCAGATTTGGAAATGccatatttttactttttttattgttggGAATAGGTTTACCCATATTACAAGGATTAAATCTATTACAAAAAGCTGGAGATGCGATTAAAAATTTAGGACCTATGAATAGTGTGTGGTCAGCTATAGAAACATGTTTAGGTTCGgcaaaaaatcattttttttttatagcatATAGCACaattatctttatattaGTTGTTATACTTGTAATAGTAATTcctaaaattttaagaaataatgaaaaatataacagaaTTAAGGCGATGTATGAGTAA